The Vulcanimicrobium alpinum sequence CAACGCGCGCTGCGGAATCTCGTGGGCAAGTTCCAGCGCCGCACTCATTCTGCGTTCTCGTTCGTCTCGGGGCTCTCCAGATCGACGCCCAGGAGCCCCGCAAATTTTTTTTGGATATCGTTTATGAGCTCGGCGCGCGCCAACTGGCGACGGAGTTTCCGGTTTTCCCGCTCGAGTTCTTTGAGCCGCTGCGCAACCTCGTCGGCTTGCATTTTGGCTTTTGCACGTTGGCGCACCGCACCTGGATCGAGGTCGCCTTGATCGCGCTGCCTTCGCCAGGCATAGAGCTGCGATGAGTAAATACCTTCGCGCCGGAGAAACGCTCCGATCGT is a genomic window containing:
- a CDS encoding transposase, coding for MQSSNGTVSTEIKATSSPQKPQRRRFSAAEKLRIVREADARPAGTIGAFLRREGIYSSQLYAWRRQRDQGDLDPGAVRQRAKAKMQADEVAQRLKELERENRKLRRQLARAELINDIQKKFAGLLGVDLESPETNENAE